The following coding sequences are from one Saccopteryx bilineata isolate mSacBil1 chromosome 3, mSacBil1_pri_phased_curated, whole genome shotgun sequence window:
- the GMPR gene encoding GMP reductase 1 isoform X2, with translation MPRIDADLKLDFKDVLLRPKRSSLKSRAEVDLERTFTFRNSKQTYSGIPIIVANMDTVGTFEMAVVMSQHSMFTAIHKHYSLDDWKLFATNHPDCLQAGNVVTGEMVEELILSGADIIKVGVGPGSVCTTRTKTGVGYPQLSAVIECADSAHGLKGHIISDGGCTCPGDVAKAFGAGADFVMLGGMFSGHTECAGEVIERNGQKLKLFYGMSSETAMKKHAGGVAEYRASEGKTVEVPYKGDVENTIRDILGGLRSTCTYVGAAKLKELSKRTTFIRVTQQQNTVFS, from the exons GTGGATCTCGAACGTACCTTCACATTTCGAAACTCGAAGCAGACCTACTCAGGGATTCCCATCATTGTGGCCAACATGGACACCGTGGGGACATTTGAGATGGCAGTGGTGATGTCACAG CACTCCATGTTTACAGCAATTCATAAGCATTACAGCCTGGATGACTGGAAGCTCTTTGCCACTAATCACCCAGACTGCCTGCAG GCAGGGAATGTGGTAACGGGAGAGATGGTGGAAGAACTGATTCTTTCTGGAGCAGACATAATCAAAGTGGGAGTTGGACCAG gTTCTGTATGCACGACCCGCACCAAGACAGGGGTGGGCTACCCCCAGCTGAGCGCTGTGATCGAGTGCGCGGACTCTGCTCATGGCCTGAAGGGGCACATCATCTCT GATGGAGGCTGCACATGTCCAGGAGATGTCGCCAAAGCCTTTG GAGCTGGAGCAGATTTCGTCATGCTGGGAGGCATGTTTTCGGGCCACACCGAGTGTGCTGGTGAGGTGATTGAGAGGAACGGGCAGAAGCTCAAGCTCTTCTACGGGATGAGCTCCGAAACAGCGATGAAGAAGCACGCGGGAGGTGTGGCCGAGTACCG agCCTCTGAGGGCAAGACTGTGGAAGTGCCTTACAAAGGGGACGTAGAAAACACGATCCGGGATATTCTTGGTGGACTGAGGTCGACCTGCACCTATGTGGGGGCCGCCAAGCTCAAAGAGCTCAGCAAGAGGACGACGTTCATCCGGGTGACCCAGCAGCAGAATACGGTGTTCAGCTAA
- the GMPR gene encoding GMP reductase 1 isoform X1, which yields MPRIDADLKLDFKDVLLRPKRSSLKSRAEVDLERTFTFRNSKQTYSGIPIIVANMDTVGTFEMAVVMSQHSMFTAIHKHYSLDDWKLFATNHPDCLQHIAVSSGSGKNDLEKMSSILEAVPQVKFICLDVANGYSEHFVEFVKLVRAKFPEHTIMAGNVVTGEMVEELILSGADIIKVGVGPGSVCTTRTKTGVGYPQLSAVIECADSAHGLKGHIISDGGCTCPGDVAKAFGAGADFVMLGGMFSGHTECAGEVIERNGQKLKLFYGMSSETAMKKHAGGVAEYRASEGKTVEVPYKGDVENTIRDILGGLRSTCTYVGAAKLKELSKRTTFIRVTQQQNTVFS from the exons GTGGATCTCGAACGTACCTTCACATTTCGAAACTCGAAGCAGACCTACTCAGGGATTCCCATCATTGTGGCCAACATGGACACCGTGGGGACATTTGAGATGGCAGTGGTGATGTCACAG CACTCCATGTTTACAGCAATTCATAAGCATTACAGCCTGGATGACTGGAAGCTCTTTGCCACTAATCACCCAGACTGCCTGCAG CATATAGCCGTGAGTTCTGGCAGTGGGAAGAATGATCTGGAAAAAATGAGCAGCATCCTGGAGGCTGTGCCGCAGGTTAAGTTTATTTGCCTGGATGTGGCCAACGGCTATTCGGAGCATTTTGTGGAATTCGTGAAACTTGTCCGTGCCAAATTTCCAGAACACACCATTATG GCAGGGAATGTGGTAACGGGAGAGATGGTGGAAGAACTGATTCTTTCTGGAGCAGACATAATCAAAGTGGGAGTTGGACCAG gTTCTGTATGCACGACCCGCACCAAGACAGGGGTGGGCTACCCCCAGCTGAGCGCTGTGATCGAGTGCGCGGACTCTGCTCATGGCCTGAAGGGGCACATCATCTCT GATGGAGGCTGCACATGTCCAGGAGATGTCGCCAAAGCCTTTG GAGCTGGAGCAGATTTCGTCATGCTGGGAGGCATGTTTTCGGGCCACACCGAGTGTGCTGGTGAGGTGATTGAGAGGAACGGGCAGAAGCTCAAGCTCTTCTACGGGATGAGCTCCGAAACAGCGATGAAGAAGCACGCGGGAGGTGTGGCCGAGTACCG agCCTCTGAGGGCAAGACTGTGGAAGTGCCTTACAAAGGGGACGTAGAAAACACGATCCGGGATATTCTTGGTGGACTGAGGTCGACCTGCACCTATGTGGGGGCCGCCAAGCTCAAAGAGCTCAGCAAGAGGACGACGTTCATCCGGGTGACCCAGCAGCAGAATACGGTGTTCAGCTAA